The window GGGCGGGAGAGAGGGCTGGCACCCACCTGCACTCTGTGTCCCTCCAGTCTACTTTGGCCATGTCTCCACGGCAACGGAAGAAGGTGACTCGGACCACACCCACAATGAAAGGTTTGAAAGATCCTTCCCACTCCTTTCTCCCCCTCTGGGCCCGCGGCTGCGCAGTAGACCTAATGACCCTTTTGGAAGGAATCCTTGGGAAATCATTAAGTCTGTCTTTATTATAGTAGAGTTGTTGCTGGACCAAGTGGCGCTAGATGCCAGCTCTGCCCCTGACTGGCTGGCTTTGAAAACCTGCTTTACCTACTGAGCCCCACCTACTCCCTCACTATGGCAGTTAAGTTACAGAAAATATGCGAACTCAGCGTAGTCATGGCACGTAGAAGGAACTCAAATATTGCTTGGCTCTAATATGAGTCTTTTCTCCTGCCCCCAAGGGAGACTAAGTAGCCCAGGAAGTTAGGAGGATCTTTTGTTCTTAAAGGCTCTTCTCTATACCTTTCTGACCTTTAAGGAAGTACATTTTATTGTCTAGTTTTCGGCCTTCCTTATTGCCTAGCAAATGTCCTTTGTTCGGATCTCAGGGGATGAGAAAGTCAAACCACACCAGCAGTGTGTGATGACCCTTTAATGGGGCTGTTGAAGTTGAGGGGCCACAGAGGAGGATCCGCGCAGTCCTGTCCAATGTTCCCGCCCTTTCTCTGTGCCCCCAGAGCTCCAGATGATGGTCGAACATCACCTGGGGCAACAGCAGCAGGGAGAAGAGCCTGAGGGAGCCGCTGAGAGCACAGGGGCCCAGGAGACCTGCCCACCTGGGATCACAGACACAGAAGCGGAGTCAAGGCCGGGCACCTCTGGGAAAGCACAAAGTACGGTTTAGGACGGAGGGCGGGGGACCAGCCCAGGAGGAGGCACACGCATCcatggcggggggcggggcctaGGAGAGGCCAGAAACTGTCTTCAGAATATGGATATGTCTGCATGTATCTCATGTATTGgcatctcttcccctttcctcacTGAATGACCCCAGCCCCTTCTAACTAGACTTCAGAGCGCCCTGCTGTGGCTGCATGCGGGGAGCCCACAGTAACGGGAACGGCACTCACAGGCTAGAATCCTCTCTTGGCCCCTTTACCAGACCAGATGCCTTGAGCAACTGACTTAAACTGAGTCTGTGAAATGATAATGATGGTACCTATTTCACTGGGttgtttgtgaaaattaaatgacactGGTTCTTTGCCCAGTAGCTGACAAATACAAAGCATGCAACAGATGGAAGCTGCTGGGGGTGCTGTTAAGACATGCCCATAGTCCCTTATCCCAGTGTATTCCAGAAGTCAGGATTTCTGCCATTTTAGGGAAGTGATACAGTatatatgctgtatattacataaTACCCCTGTAATCAGAGCACCCTGTAACCAAACACATGGATACTTCTCCAGTGAAATGAATGGTCCCACTAAGTAGAATAAATAGACTATAAATAGCTTCAGTTCAGGTCAGGTTTAGCCACACATTGAAATTGTACtcaactttttaaactttttttgagagggtttttttttttcaatttctgattgcagatatagtttttaaaagcatagtGAACCTATAGTAGGAATTTTGATCAGAGAAAACTCTGTTGGTCTTGCCCAGTTGCCCCAGCTCGGTCTTGGCTCCTCTCAGGGGTCCCTGGGTTATAGGATGAGGTGAGGAAAAGCACCGTCCTCTCAACAAACCCTCATGAATaccacctctccctcccaccttctaTTTTCCCTCCTTAGAGCCTGCAGAATCCACTCCAAAAACTCAGGAAAGGGACAGTGAGAAACCCAGCACAAAGGAATCCTCCACCCATATACCACCATTGGATTCCCAGGGAGCCAACTAGGTAAGCCGCCAGGACTGGGCTGCTGGTCTGCAGGAGAGCAGGCTACGTGGGTGAGGGCGACAGCTAGGATCTGGGGTCAGGGAAAGGGGCATACAGCTCCAGCTGCAGTCACTGCAGAGCTATTCTCTATGAAAAGTGGACCTGCATGTCCTCTGATGGACAAACAAGAAGCTGTAGCAGGAAGGATTGAGGTTAGACTCTGTTAGGACTTCTGGCTCCTGGAATAGGTGATGGAAATAGACCATGGGTTTTCTGATAAAGGGCATCTGGAACCCAAAGGGAGACCCTCACCTGTCCAGGCTAGGTGAGCCGTGGTCCTGCCTGGAGTGGAGGCATTGATGAAATAACCTCATGAGCTTTGATTTTAgtcttccctctcctgtgtagACTGGACAGGGGACAGGGACTGGTTCAGACATCAGAAATTAGATGTGTGACAAATGGGATGGTTGGGCAGACCAGCAGGGGAGCAAAAGGCCCCCTGGCCTATCACTCACCCtctctttctgcccctttccCCACAACAGATCTGAGAGTGAAGGAGGTATCCTGGAATCAACACTGCAGTTGGGAGTGCGTGGACACTggatttgtttcttatttcttcacttttggggggaaatctcttgtttttaaaaactgataaatttggTGTTAGGTCCTtggcattttccttctttcccaacTTTGAGAGTCTTTTCTCCATCCCCTCCTAACCTGCCCTCTCTAAAGCCCCCTACCCTTCTGCCCAGCTGCCTCTGGAAGAGAAGAACTACGGAACCTGGGCAAGAGCCTTGAGAAGGGGGTCTTCCCTAACCCTGCCCTTACTTGCTGTGGGAGGAGGAATAGGGTCAGATAGGTGGAAGGACTAACTTCCAGGGTACCAAGAATGAAGGATGGTCCAAGTTCTCTTTTGTTATTAAAGAAAAGACCACCACCTGGCAGGCCTGCCCTGCCCCTTTGAAGCTTGGAGCGTTCTAAGGACTGTCCAGCTGTGATGTGCTGTGGGTGCCATCTGCTGGAAGAATGGGAACTGCACCCTGGCTCTGGGCCCGTGGGAAAGACCGGGTGTGACGTGTGGATGCCTCTTTGCCTGCTCTCCAAGCCTCAGTGATTCCCCAGCTTCAGGACATGTTCATTCCTCCAGCTGTGAGGAGACCATCTCCCCTATTCCAACCCGTTAGTAAAGATTGATTGAGAACACAGTGGCTATTAACAGAGGCCCTTGCTGGGAACCTCTCCCCCTTGTCCTAGATATGGAGGGACCGGGGGGTAAAAGACAAAAGCTGAGCATAAGTGAAGAAATTTTCCTCAGACACCATAGCCAGGCCTCTCCTGCCCACTGCTTTTGATATTTCCAGGTGgtggaggggagcagggaggaaggaaggcaagaTTCACCACTCCTTACTTTAGAAGCAGTGTGatggagagaaaacagaaccTCAGAAGTATAAGGTCCCACTTCTACCCTCCCTGCTGTGTGCCCTCTGGCAAGACCtcagctctctgggcctcagcttgcCCACTATATCTGTATAACAGGGAAAACACCAACCACACCAGGGTTTTATCGAACGTAACATGACACGTGGTGGACTTCCACTCAGTGAACCACACACAGCCAGGCGTGGTCTCCCGTCTTTATTGATGTCTGATTACAGCACGGTTCTGGGAGACCAAGGGCAGGGGTGAGTCACATGCGTCTCTGCCCCACTCAGGGTGGGGCAGGAGGAACAGGTGGCAGGTCTAGGAGACCATGGATACGGACTTCACATGAACAGGGCCCACTGTACAAATGCAAGGTTGGTATTTAcaagaaaggaggagagaagtcACCTGAACTTGGGCCTTTCCTGGGACAAGGTGGGGTGAGAGGAGCCCgaggagaggaaggggcagggaaCCTGTCTGGGCTCTCTTCTTATGACATGACAGCAGCAGCCCTGAGCCCCTCCCCATCTGCCTTCCACCCACCACTCCCCGCTTGTCACAGCGGAGAGGCCTCTTGCGCCTGCAGCTGGGCCAGTGCTGGgaggggaagtgaggggaagGACTCTGCTAGCAACGCAGTCCTACTGGATTCTACTTCACCCCCACCCACTGTGCGCCCTTGACCCCAACCCAGCTGATCCCTCCTGCCTGTGCTCAAATGATGCATCCTGGAGGTGCTTTGCTGGCGACACCTCAAAGCACTTTACAGACATTGGTCGGATGGGGCCCCCCAGCctcagggagaggaaggaggcaaaGGGCTCAGACCTCAGCCAGAGCAGGTAACAAGCCCCAGGGGCCGAGACCAGTCCCAAGCTCTCCAGGACTCCAGGAAAGGCCTCCTCTCAGCCCCCAGTCCCAATGGCTCCTCTGTACCCCAGTCGCCATTTCAgaatgggagagagggaagactgcaggggctggggctggggacagggctgAAGCAATGCAGGTCTGGGGTAAAGAGGCCGACCCCACCATTCCCAGACCCTAGAAAGATACCATGCCCTGAAGGAGCCGACTTCCCTCCCCACACATAGGGCTCTGAAACCCCCCAGCTTTCTATCCTATTCCAGCCCCTCccaggggaggaaaagggggacCCAGACCTTCCAGCTaagatctggggtggggggctgagggAACCCCCAAAATGTATTGCTTAGAAACTTGGAGGCAAAAAGGATGGGGGAGGGTCCAGGGGGCTGGCATCTCTGAccctctccccaggccctgggaagCCTCCGGGAAGCACCCCCTTCCCAGCCAGCCATCTGGCCATTGGGGGAGTCCAGGGGCAGGGGCATGGACACAGTGAGCACTGGGAGCCTGAAGTTCCCCAGTTTTGCTGCCGGGAGATTAAAGTGCACCCCAATGGGTGTTGGGTGGGGAGgacccttcccccaaccccacaaTCTCTGGCATTTGGCCTTTGGGTGGGTTGTCTGTTCCTCAACCTCCACGCTCCCTTGGAGCAAATGGGGGAGCCAGTCCCGATGGATGGTGTTGATGACATCAAACACTCTGAACTCAATGAGGACctagggaaagagggagaagccTCAGTGCTCTGATCTTTGCCTTTATCTCCAACCTGACACCCTCTCCAAGCCCCACCCGGATCCCCACTCAGTCCCACACATAGTTGTGTAAAACATGCCGTGCAAAAGAGTGCGCCGCCACGGTGTGAGCAGGGGCTGCCAGCGAAGTCACACCAACTGACCACACAGAGACTTGTGCCCTGGCTGGTTCCTCTTCCCAAACCCTCACAAAGGTGCTATGCAGGCTGGCTGCAGCGGGGCTCAGGCCCCACCCTGCTCTGAGGAGCTACCTGCTTTCTTCCTACAAGGAGTAGGaaagaaatgctgaaagaatTTCCCTGCTTCCCACTCACACCCTGGCTCAGTTCTGTGTGTTCACTTCCTCCACTTTCCTgcctggaaggagggagggagagcctCACATCCTTTGAATTTCAGAGCTGCGACGTTGGACACCCGCTGTCCCTACTCCCTGTACAACCTCAAGACCCGCCCCGCTCCACCACACACTCACCCAGGCCAGCCCCTGGCTAGTCCAGATTCCCATTCTGATTGTGTTCATCTTCGGCGGGGGACGGTGGGGCCTCCTCCTCACAGGGGGACAGCTCGTCAATGGACATCTGGTTGGTGATGCCTGCAGAGGGGCATGAAGGAAGTTGGGACCAGACCAAGAAGTAGTTTCCCCCAGAACCCTAGAAGCATATGGAGAAAAGTAAGGGATTCTCATGCATCTTCCTGCCTCCAAGCTGAGCTATATTGAAGCCCTGCTCACCTGGAGAGCGCGCTCCAGCCTTGCTAAAATTCACAACCCTCGGCTCCCACATAAAGGAAGAGCTTTCCCCGCCAGGGCCACCACGTTATGCTAACCTGCAGGAGCACCATTCATAGAACACAGTATGTATAGGGCCACTTGGGTTGTGGAATATGGCCGTCCCTATCCTCTCTCCAGTCCTCATTCTAGAACAGTCCAAGCCAATCAGCTAGCCAGTCCTTTCTCTGATATAACTTTAGTCTGATCAGCTCCATTCCCAACTCTAGGAGTCAAACAAAGGGTTTATCCAGAGGCTTAAGGAAAATGGATCTGCTCCTGCTCCACTAGCTGCCTTCCCCCCCAAGGCCTCATCCCCCACAATGGTACACACCACTTGCTGCCCGTTCCTTCCATTTCTGCTTGTTCTCCTGAATGTATTTGGTCCAAGTGGAACGGAAGCTGACCACGTCAGGGTTGGGGTCTCCCACTGCCACATCCAAAGAAGGCTGGCGCCACTGGAAGCTAGAAGCAGTCCCACCCCACGACTCCAGAGGTGAGACCCAGCCCACTGCAGAACTGCCTTCACAGCTCTCCGAGCGGAGGGGATGCAAGAGCAGGAGGAGGCTTGGGGAGGCTCatcctctcttccctctgctgGTTACCTCCAagtccctgtccctctccccacaaTTTCACCCCTCCCGCTCCACCCCTTCCCTCTTacgagaaggaaaagaaaaacaagattagCAGAAAGGCAATGAAGACAGAGCTAATGGAAGAGACCAAAATATGGTGGAGGGGAACACAGGTGCAGGTCACACCCTCCTGGTCCCATGGTCCCATCCTTCCACCCCTGTGTGTGACACGCAGCAAAGGGGCTCCCACCCTTGGAGTAGCCAGCTTTTCCACTGCTCCCACCATGGCTGTACCTCCTCCCTGCCAGTGAGTCCTCTGTGAGTCTAACTTCCCTCCCCCAGAACAAGGAGACCTGGCTACCCCAGCCCTCCTCACCTGGGCTGGTTTTTAGACTTGGAGTCCTCATCCCCCAGGGGCTGGACACTCTTCTCAGCCACATCAGTGAGCACAGAGAATGTGGGCTCCACAATGAAGTCGATGAAACCTGCAGTGAAGAGGGTAACACCGTGGCGATTTCTTCCTTGGAAGGCTGGGTAGTGCATATGGCTGGCATGGCTGTGACTCGGCTGCGTGTAAAACAGAGTCACCTGGGGTTGTAAAGTT of the Rhinolophus sinicus isolate RSC01 linkage group LG02, ASM3656204v1, whole genome shotgun sequence genome contains:
- the PPP1R1A gene encoding protein phosphatase 1 regulatory subunit 1A isoform X2, which produces MEPDNSPRKIQFTVPLLEPHLDPEAAEQIRRRRPTPATLVLTSDQSSPEVDEDRIPNPLLKSTLAMSPRQRKKVTRTTPTMKELQMMVEHHLGQQQQGEEPEGAAESTGAQETCPPGITDTEAESRPGTSGKAQKPAESTPKTQERDSEKPSTKESSTHIPPLDSQGAN